Proteins co-encoded in one Thermus tengchongensis genomic window:
- a CDS encoding helix-turn-helix domain-containing protein — protein MPAPLRIHLSPEEDAQLRELETNPVVPHKVRRRAQAVRLAAQGWTAPRIARHLGLDRATARRDLRRWLRQGLDGLADGKAPGAKPRWTEAMTAYLQELLSGERAWTAPLLAEALEGCFFTRFHPGTVRRRL, from the coding sequence ATGCCAGCCCCTCTGCGCATCCACCTGAGTCCTGAGGAAGACGCCCAGCTGCGGGAACTGGAGACCAACCCCGTGGTGCCCCACAAGGTGCGCCGCCGCGCCCAGGCCGTCCGCCTGGCGGCCCAAGGATGGACCGCCCCCCGCATCGCCCGCCACCTGGGCCTGGACCGGGCCACAGCCCGGCGGGACCTCAGGCGGTGGCTGCGCCAGGGCCTCGACGGCCTGGCCGACGGCAAGGCCCCCGGGGCCAAGCCCCGGTGGACGGAGGCCATGACCGCGTACCTGCAGGAACTCCTCTCTGGGGAGAGGGCCTGGACCGCTCCCCTGCTGGCGGAAGCCTTGGAGGGGTGTTTCTTCACCCGCTTCCATCCGGGGACGGTGCGGCGGAGGCT